The proteins below are encoded in one region of Pseudomonas helmanticensis:
- a CDS encoding neuraminidase-like domain-containing protein, with product MTQSNLAELLEKRRNALVEYCIGHVAKDRYAFVRTPQDLFELLRLDPQDNYPVQSSWVAEATSCAQQFIHAAYRKLEPGYEKVEFDKADLKLWELYNNYPDWAALTMIALHPENFITPFVRQRKTHLFKALENDLNQTRLSGDSVQRALQGYLKAFEQTCNLDVISGCLDGDSAVRATYYFVGRQRVQPFQYFWRKAGIELTTAGEPVNPAAWDEWQAIEIPVGGRVLDVRPVFWSGRLCLVWTEWHDEVKGQAGERSLPNRLDINLAFMNQSGDWSAPLSLHSSEQDTDKSVGARLIATTLIDAYHPKGRLGVWLTNGSDLKVGATRDVLFRRLPEDDGSWLDHLATHRFTDALVVQHPLTPATQPTIALEGPGTGVMAPYFTLQAVFAEVGNQDYLWVRGQCRARNLASSASAEFTLTLSHGAGEDPAEVKGSFPIAGGWATDWLLLKRNKGGFVGGATFTLSNPTHGNRVFKVSLGDFVRSLPPTLEKNTRDAAQFIAFRQTAMLPRARLNSLFGPDLVQRSNISVDAVLDWNTQFLQEPVPEADDKFTEPNGAFNGANGLYFWELFFHLPHLVSARLRAEDRFAEAQSWLHYLFDPQAIATSDSPPKPRYWRCRPLQETGNLGHEVRMPTDPDAIAYAAPEHYSKLVFTEYVKNLIAWGDWYYRQLTRDALVAAKLCYVQAEFLMGEPPLARTVDRWEVQTVDSLLKQGNTRPALEQFERELAYSLAQIPAVAEAAPLMGLLANEPFKTPINQQLLELYDWPGQRLNNLRNNLTLDGKPLSVPLFSPPTDPNQLLRDLADGGIGGPRPMGGRLVVGAFRWRVTYESALRAVQTLQEYGSQVLRLIEQRDRAEQEEMQQEHMKELGDYARIVQEQSIAHLQASVTALAQSRSMVQERAGRYQAWYDENVTDAEYQVMEKLQISKDLNLGAVALKGGGAVLANLPNIFGMAVGGSRLDAITDAVVFGLQIGAMALQTDAEKQALTESYRLRRREWELQRDQARSEVQAIDEQLSAQAFALEAAKASLEQTLRANAQALTLYNYLKKRASNAELFGWLLGQLKALHYQAYDAVVSLCLSARASLSAETGDDDTDDALPQVWLDNRHGLTAGEHLREYLLRMDRLYLQSHERRLERVKTVSLRQLFDDSADPQSGFTNWSLALEDLIDKGTLEFQLTQLLFDRDHPGEYCRLINLVEVDLPVLTGPYQDVQATLRQVGSMTATRATARSVEYLHQPTGAVAPPDVQFNLRSGQQIGLSVGIADTGMNASKPDEGLLNPFENTGAVSRWQLHFPWPKSERQAPMLKSLTDVIVRIRYTAKAGEPTFTLAVKDLVTRAMSSRQSRNVKGAGNHV from the coding sequence ATGACTCAGAGCAATCTGGCTGAACTGTTGGAAAAACGCCGTAACGCCTTGGTCGAGTATTGCATTGGCCATGTCGCCAAAGACCGTTATGCCTTTGTGAGAACGCCGCAGGATCTGTTCGAATTATTGCGTCTTGACCCGCAGGATAATTACCCGGTGCAAAGTTCCTGGGTGGCGGAAGCGACGAGCTGTGCACAGCAATTCATTCATGCGGCCTATCGCAAGCTTGAACCAGGATACGAAAAGGTCGAGTTCGATAAGGCCGATCTGAAGCTCTGGGAGCTGTACAACAACTATCCGGACTGGGCTGCGCTGACGATGATTGCGCTCCACCCGGAAAACTTCATCACCCCGTTCGTGCGGCAGCGCAAGACCCATCTGTTCAAGGCGCTGGAAAATGACTTGAACCAGACACGCCTCAGCGGCGATTCGGTGCAACGTGCCTTGCAGGGTTATTTGAAAGCGTTCGAACAAACCTGCAACCTGGACGTTATCAGTGGCTGTCTGGACGGCGATTCGGCGGTTCGCGCCACCTACTATTTTGTCGGTCGGCAGCGGGTGCAGCCGTTTCAGTATTTCTGGCGCAAGGCCGGGATCGAACTGACCACAGCGGGTGAACCGGTCAATCCAGCAGCTTGGGATGAATGGCAAGCGATCGAGATTCCGGTGGGGGGGCGGGTGCTGGATGTGCGACCGGTGTTCTGGAGCGGACGTTTGTGCCTGGTCTGGACCGAGTGGCACGACGAGGTGAAGGGGCAGGCAGGGGAGCGTAGCCTGCCGAACCGACTGGACATCAATCTGGCGTTCATGAACCAGAGTGGGGATTGGTCGGCGCCCTTGAGCCTGCACAGCAGTGAACAAGACACCGATAAAAGCGTGGGCGCGCGGCTGATTGCGACCACGCTGATCGACGCTTACCACCCCAAGGGCCGGCTGGGTGTATGGCTCACCAACGGCAGCGACTTGAAAGTCGGTGCGACGCGCGACGTGTTGTTTCGTCGGCTGCCTGAAGACGATGGCAGTTGGCTCGATCACCTGGCGACGCATCGCTTTACCGATGCACTGGTCGTTCAGCACCCGTTGACCCCTGCGACTCAGCCGACGATTGCGCTCGAAGGGCCGGGGACAGGCGTTATGGCGCCTTACTTCACCTTGCAGGCGGTGTTTGCAGAGGTGGGTAACCAGGACTATCTCTGGGTTCGAGGACAATGCAGGGCAAGAAATCTGGCGAGCAGCGCCAGTGCCGAGTTCACTTTGACGCTGAGTCACGGGGCGGGCGAAGATCCGGCGGAGGTCAAGGGATCATTCCCCATTGCCGGTGGCTGGGCAACGGACTGGCTATTGCTGAAACGGAATAAAGGAGGGTTTGTAGGCGGGGCCACATTCACGCTGAGTAACCCAACCCACGGCAATCGGGTCTTTAAGGTGTCGTTGGGGGATTTCGTCCGTTCACTCCCGCCGACACTGGAAAAAAACACCCGGGATGCGGCGCAGTTCATCGCTTTCAGGCAGACCGCAATGCTGCCCCGCGCCCGATTGAACTCGCTGTTCGGTCCCGATCTGGTACAGCGCAGCAACATCTCGGTCGATGCGGTGCTGGATTGGAACACGCAGTTTCTGCAAGAACCCGTCCCTGAGGCAGACGATAAGTTCACTGAGCCGAACGGGGCATTCAACGGCGCGAATGGCTTGTATTTCTGGGAGCTGTTTTTTCACTTGCCGCACCTGGTCTCCGCGCGTCTGCGGGCCGAAGACCGGTTTGCCGAGGCACAAAGCTGGCTGCATTACCTGTTCGATCCGCAAGCCATCGCAACGTCGGACTCTCCACCGAAACCCCGTTACTGGCGTTGCCGTCCGCTTCAGGAGACGGGCAATCTGGGCCACGAAGTGCGGATGCCCACCGATCCGGACGCGATTGCTTACGCGGCGCCCGAGCACTACAGCAAACTGGTATTCACCGAGTATGTAAAAAACCTCATCGCCTGGGGTGACTGGTATTACCGCCAGCTTACCCGCGATGCGCTGGTGGCCGCGAAGTTGTGTTACGTGCAGGCCGAATTTCTGATGGGTGAACCGCCCTTGGCCCGGACTGTGGATCGCTGGGAAGTGCAGACGGTCGACAGCTTGCTGAAACAGGGTAATACACGTCCGGCGCTCGAGCAGTTTGAACGTGAGTTGGCGTATTCCCTTGCGCAGATTCCAGCGGTCGCCGAAGCGGCGCCGCTGATGGGATTACTGGCGAACGAGCCGTTCAAAACGCCAATCAATCAACAGTTGCTCGAACTGTACGACTGGCCCGGCCAGCGCCTGAACAATTTGCGCAACAATCTGACCCTGGATGGCAAACCGCTGAGCGTTCCGTTGTTCAGCCCGCCCACCGATCCCAATCAACTGTTGCGCGACTTGGCCGACGGCGGTATCGGCGGGCCTCGGCCAATGGGCGGCCGTCTGGTGGTGGGCGCGTTTCGCTGGCGTGTCACTTACGAGTCGGCACTGCGTGCGGTGCAGACCCTGCAGGAATACGGCAGTCAGGTTTTGCGCCTGATCGAACAACGTGACCGTGCTGAACAGGAGGAAATGCAACAGGAACACATGAAGGAGCTGGGCGACTATGCACGCATTGTGCAGGAGCAATCGATTGCCCATTTACAGGCGAGCGTTACCGCTCTGGCTCAGAGCCGCAGCATGGTGCAGGAGCGGGCCGGCCGGTATCAGGCCTGGTACGACGAAAACGTGACCGATGCTGAATATCAGGTCATGGAAAAACTGCAGATCTCCAAAGATCTTAATCTGGGCGCCGTCGCGCTGAAGGGCGGAGGGGCAGTGCTGGCCAATCTGCCGAATATTTTCGGCATGGCCGTCGGTGGCAGTCGCCTGGATGCCATCACCGATGCAGTGGTCTTCGGGTTGCAAATCGGCGCCATGGCTTTGCAGACCGACGCGGAAAAACAGGCACTCACCGAGAGTTATCGCCTGCGTCGCCGAGAGTGGGAGTTGCAACGCGATCAGGCTCGGTCCGAGGTGCAAGCCATTGACGAGCAACTTAGCGCGCAGGCGTTTGCGCTGGAAGCGGCCAAGGCCAGCCTGGAGCAGACCTTACGCGCCAACGCTCAAGCATTGACCCTCTACAACTACCTGAAAAAGCGCGCCAGCAACGCTGAATTGTTCGGCTGGCTGTTGGGGCAACTCAAAGCCTTGCACTATCAGGCCTACGACGCGGTGGTCAGCCTGTGTCTGAGCGCCCGCGCGTCGCTGAGCGCCGAAACCGGTGACGACGATACCGACGATGCGTTGCCACAAGTCTGGCTGGACAACCGTCACGGCCTGACCGCCGGCGAGCACCTGCGCGAATATCTGCTGCGCATGGACCGCCTGTATCTGCAAAGCCATGAGCGTCGGCTGGAGCGGGTAAAAACCGTTTCGTTGCGGCAACTGTTCGATGATTCGGCCGATCCGCAGAGCGGATTTACCAACTGGTCGCTGGCGCTGGAGGACTTGATCGACAAGGGCACTCTGGAATTCCAGCTGACGCAGTTGCTGTTCGACCGTGATCATCCGGGGGAGTACTGCCGGCTGATCAATCTGGTCGAAGTCGATCTTCCGGTGCTGACCGGCCCTTACCAGGATGTTCAGGCGACGCTGCGTCAGGTCGGCAGCATGACCGCCACCCGGGCAACGGCGCGTTCGGTTGAGTACCTGCACCAGCCGACAGGCGCAGTGGCGCCACCTGATGTTCAGTTCAATCTGCGCAGCGGCCAGCAGATCGGTTTATCGGTGGGCATCGCCGACACCGGAATGAACGCCAGCAAACCGGATGAAGGCTTGCTCAATCCGTTCGAAAACACCGGGGCGGTCTCGCGCTGGCAGTTGCACTTTCCGTGGCCCAAGAGCGAGCGGCAAGCGCCGATGCTCAAATCGCTCACCGACGTCATCGTGCGTATCCGCTACACGGCCAAGGCCGGTGAGCCGACGTTTACCCTTGCCGTCAAAGACCTGGTCACCCGGGCTATGAGTTCCCGTCAGTCACGCAATGTCAAAGGAGCAGGCAATCATGTTTGA